From one Astatotilapia calliptera chromosome 10, fAstCal1.2, whole genome shotgun sequence genomic stretch:
- the LOC113030832 gene encoding clustered mitochondria protein homolog isoform X1 gives MGNIFQCCQTLSNYFKCQDTPGLGEAERSPLLSSEESECESLSLLDNSEDDVLTVSTNSITNLALEPENFLFPDIILSSSLGGDVTLVEPMVCLLVSEEDEGGGEGMGEQRSEEQGRSNEMRGRGYSEVETQTEIETQIGMGVQTQTESQTEVQTQTETLEFGNKRVVRGGSMIINSETGKEMHDWDQHEGVEQLLLEAQTSEKKSSDIWCDVEVSADLKLPGKVGRQTAKDKLEVTATLTKLTLQTERNTDPIEEEHTDSALRESTTLQCNKKPDEQKTESKHTSVMQADHKVSGTNENIAAVESEKMTKCSNNDTENVENFNPTEGCVNLKQQSNQDNGQMEELEQTANEKQHNNIHIKTNNSVVQTAGHIQSQDKSHLPKKLEETIKTDERQAEGEEEGETKIDRMTLFLVDRLFLGATHVQTHPNPATAPSEDDLPEQSDDDKRKKLSIQDIVDLQETSFTVRIQPPGTESFELQVTGQMLVVELHQVLMDHEITCHRTCFSLQLGGVTLDSLNELHSVPGIRDGAVIKVVEESYSVRDARLHLRHVRDLLRSLDPTDAYNGVNGSSLSYLTFYTTGNNDGQSVGKRRASERESVDCSPPEYVLPGSKERPLCPLQPVREDWKPLQCLRVLTLSSWNPPPGNRKMHGDLIYLNVLTMEDRELNITSSTRGFFLNQSTAFNFNPKPAVPKTLCHSLVELLSQVSPAFRKNFTALQKKRVQQHPYERIAAPFQVFTWTAPHEDHTLDCVRAEETHASYMGQDEHTVVDARSRRQPKCGNAGHSRDWNEELQGCRELPGSSLQERLHRERSIFKTNSDFVAAATRGATAVIDGNIMPINPGESPHLQMFMWNNLFFSQGFDVSEHYRPLGGNTAAHAAAICDLRGAQAYASVDIEGLHTIGTVVVDYRGVRVIAQTIIPGILEKNQEESIVYGSNDNGKTVFTHPRFLELLDKTSKQLRIQRHQVLDHNNRPVELCSGIETIGILGNDGRPYILDLLRTFPPDLNFQFSETEERREEVPKECQSFGYPCLHCHSLASLRPELIEAFIQHRYELFMKMVSHELSQLTEQDEATEWSEKPICDSDTGERPAASADMEISKRNAILKACRAVGSVSDSCFDIRFNPDVCSPGARFPAECLEEVQRQRCLLWEAAAFLLSHQIPAMLMDCLDHTAVPMDGGSLTSALHQRGVNVRYLGTILRELGRVEERRRLGHIQRICVSEIILRSAKHIFRTYLQDVEPAAFSAAVSHFLNCLLTSSSCFPDSFSDELLSRRRSRRRRSHGSRVTLLSDSVWARLTSGELWGRIRAEARDYYHYTFDSESIDEVIEKHNLQRISLLREIAIKTGIQVQLREYVFESRHRPAFGEEDIVNMFPVVRHLKPTSSDATQLVQQAQLAVQQGLLKECYDLISQALTLFSSVCGVLHEDVCMCLRLLGRLSYILGENADALSHQEKAVMSSERLHGIDHPQTIQDYTFLTLYCFAGGHHLTSLQLLYRARYLTLLVGGDDHPQVALLDSMLGLVLHGLMEYELSLKFLQNALTLTSKYHGVTSLKHANSHHLLATVYESKGEFRSALHHEKEAYSIYKSQVGENHNSTTESSEYLKSLTQQAVILQKAINQIYSNTPGACIPPPKFSTPNLPTILQQLNLTCGIILIPLSGKEIDELRAEFKGKVKVKTEELENQLLSSVE, from the exons ATGGGAAACATCTTCCAGTGCTGCCAGACCCTCTCAAACTACTTTAAGTGTCAGGATACACCAGGCCTGGGTGAGGCAGAAAGATCTCCTCTGCTGTCCAGCGAAGAGAGTGAATGTGAGTCACTGAGTTTGCTGGACAACTCGGAGGACGACGTGTTAACCGTCTCAACAAACAGTATAACAAACCTGGCCCTCGAACCGGAGAACTTTCTGTTTCCTGACATCATCCTAAGCAGTAGCCTGGGAGGAGATGTGACTCTGGTGGAGCCAATGGTGTGTCTGCtcgtgtctgaggaggatgaagGAGGAGGCGAGGGGATGGGCGAGCAAAGAAGCGAAGAACAAGGAAGGAGTAATGAGATGCGAGGCAGAGGGTACTCTGAGGTTGAGACTCAGACTGAAATAGAGACCCAGATTGGTATGGGGGTGCAGACTCAGACTGAGTCGCAAACAGAagttcaaacacaaacagaaacactcgAGTTCGGTAATAAGAGggtggtgaggggaggaagtaTGATCATTAATAGTGAGACTGGAAAAGAGATGCATGATTGGGATCAACATGAAGGTGTGGAACAGCTGCTTTTGGAGGCACAAACATCGGAGAAGAAAAGCAGTGACATTTGGTGTGACGTTGAAGTTTCTGCTGACTTGAAGCTGCCAGGAAAGGTAGGAAGGCAGACAGCCAAAGACAAACTCGAAGTGACGGCCACCTTAACAAAGCTAACTttgcagacagaaagaaacactGACCCAATTGAAGAGGAACATACAGATTCTGCCCTGAGAGAGTCGACAACCTTACAGTGCAACAAAAAGCCAGACGAGCAAAAGACTGAATCCAAACACACCTCAGTGATGCAGGCTGACCACAAGGTCAGCGGCACAAATGAAAACATTGCTGCAGTGGAGTCAGAGAAGATGACAAAATGCAGCAATAATGACACAGAAAATGTGGAAAACTTTAACCCCACTGAGGGTTGTGTGAACCTGAAACAACAGAGCAATCAGGACAATGGACAGATGGAAGAGTTAGAGCAGACTGCAAATGaaaagcaacataataatatccacataaaaacaaacaattctgTGGTTCAGACAGCAGGTCATATTCAAAGTCAGGACAAGTCACATCTGCCAAAGAAGTTAGAGGAAACCATCAAGACTGATGAGCGACAggcagaaggagaagaagaaggagagacTAAGATTGATCGAATGACCCTTTTTTTAGTTGACAGACTGTTTCTGGGAGCAACACATGTCCAAA CACATCCAAATCCAGCTACAGCACCCTCTGAAGATGATCTCCCAGAGCAGTCTGATGatgataaaaggaaaaaactcaGTATCCAAGACATAGTTGATCTCCAAGAGACAAGTTTTACTGTCAGAATCCAGCCTCCGGGAACAGAAAGTTTTGAGCTACAG GTGACCGGCCAGATGTTGGTTGTAGAGCTCCACCAGGTGCTTATGGATCATGAGATCACCTGCCATCGCACGTGCTTCTCCCTCCAGCTGGGTGGTGTCACGCTCGACAGCCTTAATGAGCTGCACTCTGTCCCGGGCATCCGTGATGGAGCGGTGATCAAGGTGGTGGAGG AATCTTACTCGGTGCGTGATGCTCGTCTTCATCTCAGACATGTACGTGATCTTCTGAGGAGCCTCGACCCCACCGATGCGTACAACGGCGTGAACGGCAGCTCACTGTCTTACCTCACCTTCTACACCACAGGAAACAATG ATGGTCAGAGCGTGGGGAAGAGGCGAGCTTCTGAAAGGGAGTCTGTTGACTGCAGCCCTCCAGAATACGTCCTCCCCGGCTCTAAGGAGCGACCGCTGTGTCCACTTCAACCAGTCAGAGAGGACTGGAAG CCTTTGCAGTGCCTGCGGGTCTTGACCCTCAGCAGTTGGAACCCACCTccaggaaacaggaagatgcACGGTGACTTAATATACCTGAATGTCCTGACTATGGAGGATAGAGAACTCAATATTACATCCTCTACACGGGGTTTCTTCCTCAATCA GTCAACTGCCTTCAACTTTAACcccaaacctgcagttcctaAAACCCTTTGCCATTCTCTAGTGGAGCTGCTGAGTCAAGTCAGCCCTGCTTTCAGGAAAAACTTCACCGCCCTGCAGAAGAAGAG AGTTCAGCAGCACCCTTATGAGCGCATTGCAGCACCATTCCAGGTGTTCACCTGGACTGCGCCACACGAGGACCACACTCTTGACTGCGTGAGAGCGGAGGAGACGCACGCCAGCTACATGGGCCAGGATGAGCATACGGTAGTGGACGCAAGATCGAGGAGGCAACCTAAATGTGGAAATGCaggacat AGTCGGGACTGGAACGAGGAGCTTCAGGGATGCAGGGAGCTCCCCGGGAGCTCCCTGCAGGAACGACTGCACAGAGAGAGGAGCATTTTCAAG ACCAACAGTGACTTTGTGGCCGCTGCGACACGAGGTGCTACAGCTGTCATTGACGGCAACATCATGCCGATAAACCCAGGGGAGTCGCCTCATTTGCAAATGTTCATGTGGAACAACCTCTTCTTCAGCCAGGGGTTTGATGTGTCTGAGCACTACCGACCACTAGGGGGAAACACTGCTGCTCACGCTGCTGCCATCTGTGACCTAAGAGGAGCTCAG GCATATGCATCAGTGGACATAGAGGGGCTACACACAATCGGCACAGTTGTGGTGGATTATCGTGGTGTCCGAGTTATTGCACAGACGATCATTCCTGGGATACTTGAGAAAAATCAGGAGGAGAGTATAGTGTACGGCTCCAATGACAACGGCAAGACAGTGTTTACTCATCCGAG GTTTCTGGAGCTGCTGGATAAAACCAGTAAGCAGCTGAGAATCCAGCGTCACCAGGTTTTAGACCACAACAACAGACCGGTGGAGCTTTGCTCTGGCATCGAGACCATAGGCATCCTGGGTAATGATGGACGACCTTACATCTTGGACCTCCTGCGAACCTTCCCCCCAGATCTTAACTTCCAGTTCTcagagacagaggagaggagggaggaggtgcCGAAGGAGTGCCAGAGCTTTGGTTACCCATGTCTCCATTGTCACAGTCTGGCCAGCCTGAGACCTGAGCTGATTGAGGCCTTCATTCAGCACAG GTATGAGCTTTTCATGAAGATGGTGTCGCATGAGCTGAGCCAGCTGACTGAACAGGATGAAGCCACAGAGTGGAGTGAGAAGCCCATCTGTGATTCAGATACTGGGGAGAGACCTGCAGCCAGTGCTGACATGG aaataagtaaaagaaatgcgATCCTGAAAGCTTGTAGAGCCGTCGGCTCAGTGAGTGACTCCTGCTTTGACATCCGCTTCAATCCTGATGTTTGCTCTCCAG GTGCTCGATTCCCTGCTGAGTGTTTAGAGGAGGTTCAGAGGCAAAGGTGCCTGCTGTGGGAGGCAGCTGCTTTTCTCCTGTCGCATCAGATCCCAGCAATG TTGATGGACTGTCTTGACCACACAGCAGTGCCAATGGATGGCGGAAGTCTGACCTCAGCGCTTCATCAGCGGGGTGTGAACGTGCGATATCTGGGCACCATACTGAGGGAGCTCGGCAGGGTGGAGGAGAGAAGACGACTCGGCCATATACAG AGAATTTGCGTCAGTGAAATCATCCTCAGAAGTGCCAAACACATCTTCAGGACCTACCTGCAG GATGTGGAACCTGCAGCTTTCTCTGCAGCTGTCAGTCACTTCCTAAACtgcctcctgacctcctcctcctgcttcccCGACTCCTTCTCAGACGAGCTGCTCTCCCGTCGCAGGAGCCGCCGACGCCGGAGTCACGGGAGTCGAGTCACATTGTTGAGTGACAGCGTGTGGGCTAGGCTGACGTCCGGCGAGCTGTGGGGCAGGATCAGGGCTGAGGCTCGAGATTATTATCACTACACATTTGACAG TGAAAGTATAGATGAAGTAATAGAAAAGCACAACCTTCAGAGGATCTCCCTGCTGAGAGAGATTGCCATCAAGACAGGCATCCAG gtgcagctgagggaatatgTGTTTGAGTCTCGACACAGGCCGGCATTTGGTGAGGAGGACATCGTCAACATGTTTCCCGTGGTCCGGCATCTCAAGCCTACGTCATCGGATGCCACGCAGCTTGTTCAGCAAGCCCAGCTGGCAGTGCAGCAGG GGCTCCTCAAGGAATGCTACGACTTGATTAGTCAGGCCCTGACTCTATTCAGCAGTGTGTGTGGGGTCCTGCATGAGGACGTGTGCATGTGCCTGCGCCTCCTCGGACGGCTCAGCTACATCTTGGGAGAAAACGCAGAT GCCCTCAGCCACCAGGAAAAGGCCGTAATGAGTTCTGAGAGACTGCATGGTATAGACCATCCACAGACCATACAAGATTAT ACCTTTTTGACCCTCTACTGCTTTGCTGGAGGCCACCACTTGACCTCTCTACAGCTGCTGTATCGTGCTCGGTACCTCACCCTGCTTGTTGGTGGAGATGATCATCCACAAGTAGCATTACTGGAT AGCATGCTAGGTCTGGTACTTCATGGACTGATGGAGTATGAGCTGTCCCTGAAGTTCCTGCAGAATGCCTTAACTTTAACCTCAAAATACCACGGTGTCACATCCCTGAAACACGCAAACAG TCATCACCTGCTGGCCACTGTGTATGAGAGTAAAGGAGAGTTTCGATCAGCTCTGCACCACGAGAAAGAAGCTTATTCAATATATAAGAGCCAG GTTGGTGAGAACCATAACAGCACTACGGAAAGCTCGGAATACCTGAAGAGCCTCACTCAGCAGGCTGTGATCCTTCAGAAAGCCATCAACCAAATATACAGCAACACACCTGGTGCCTGTATTCCACCACCAAAG TTTTCCACACCGAACCTTCCCACAATACTCCAGCAGCTCAACCTGACATGTGGAATCATTCTCATCCCCCTCAG TGGAAAAGAAATTGACGAGCTCCGGGCTGAGtttaaaggaaaagtaaaagtgaaaacgGAAGAGCTTGAAAATCAATTGTTAAGTTCTGTGGAGTAG
- the LOC113030832 gene encoding clustered mitochondria protein homolog isoform X2, translating to MGNIFQCCQTLSNYFKCQDTPGLGEAERSPLLSSEESECESLSLLDNSEDDVLTVSTNSITNLALEPENFLFPDIILSSSLGGDVTLVEPMVCLLVSEEDEGGGEGMGEQRSEEQGRSNEMRGRGYSEVETQTEIETQIGMGVQTQTESQTEVQTQTETLEFGNKRVVRGGSMIINSETGKEMHDWDQHEGVEQLLLEAQTSEKKSSDIWCDVEVSADLKLPGKVGRQTAKDKLEVTATLTKLTLQTERNTDPIEEEHTDSALRESTTLQCNKKPDEQKTESKHTSVMQADHKVSGTNENIAAVESEKMTKCSNNDTENVENFNPTEGCVNLKQQSNQDNGQMEELEQTANEKQHNNIHIKTNNSVVQTAGHIQSQDKSHLPKKLEETIKTDERQAEGEEEGETKIDRMTLFLVDRLFLGATHVQTHPNPATAPSEDDLPEQSDDDKRKKLSIQDIVDLQETSFTVRIQPPGTESFELQVTGQMLVVELHQVLMDHEITCHRTCFSLQLGGVTLDSLNELHSVPGIRDGAVIKVVEESYSVRDARLHLRHVRDLLRSLDPTDAYNGVNGSSLSYLTFYTTGNNDGQSVGKRRASERESVDCSPPEYVLPGSKERPLCPLQPVREDWKPLQCLRVLTLSSWNPPPGNRKMHGDLIYLNVLTMEDRELNITSSTRGFFLNQSTAFNFNPKPAVPKTLCHSLVELLSQVSPAFRKNFTALQKKRVQQHPYERIAAPFQVFTWTAPHEDHTLDCVRAEETHASYMGQDEHTSRDWNEELQGCRELPGSSLQERLHRERSIFKTNSDFVAAATRGATAVIDGNIMPINPGESPHLQMFMWNNLFFSQGFDVSEHYRPLGGNTAAHAAAICDLRGAQAYASVDIEGLHTIGTVVVDYRGVRVIAQTIIPGILEKNQEESIVYGSNDNGKTVFTHPRFLELLDKTSKQLRIQRHQVLDHNNRPVELCSGIETIGILGNDGRPYILDLLRTFPPDLNFQFSETEERREEVPKECQSFGYPCLHCHSLASLRPELIEAFIQHRYELFMKMVSHELSQLTEQDEATEWSEKPICDSDTGERPAASADMEISKRNAILKACRAVGSVSDSCFDIRFNPDVCSPGARFPAECLEEVQRQRCLLWEAAAFLLSHQIPAMLMDCLDHTAVPMDGGSLTSALHQRGVNVRYLGTILRELGRVEERRRLGHIQRICVSEIILRSAKHIFRTYLQDVEPAAFSAAVSHFLNCLLTSSSCFPDSFSDELLSRRRSRRRRSHGSRVTLLSDSVWARLTSGELWGRIRAEARDYYHYTFDSESIDEVIEKHNLQRISLLREIAIKTGIQVQLREYVFESRHRPAFGEEDIVNMFPVVRHLKPTSSDATQLVQQAQLAVQQGLLKECYDLISQALTLFSSVCGVLHEDVCMCLRLLGRLSYILGENADALSHQEKAVMSSERLHGIDHPQTIQDYTFLTLYCFAGGHHLTSLQLLYRARYLTLLVGGDDHPQVALLDSMLGLVLHGLMEYELSLKFLQNALTLTSKYHGVTSLKHANSHHLLATVYESKGEFRSALHHEKEAYSIYKSQVGENHNSTTESSEYLKSLTQQAVILQKAINQIYSNTPGACIPPPKFSTPNLPTILQQLNLTCGIILIPLSGKEIDELRAEFKGKVKVKTEELENQLLSSVE from the exons ATGGGAAACATCTTCCAGTGCTGCCAGACCCTCTCAAACTACTTTAAGTGTCAGGATACACCAGGCCTGGGTGAGGCAGAAAGATCTCCTCTGCTGTCCAGCGAAGAGAGTGAATGTGAGTCACTGAGTTTGCTGGACAACTCGGAGGACGACGTGTTAACCGTCTCAACAAACAGTATAACAAACCTGGCCCTCGAACCGGAGAACTTTCTGTTTCCTGACATCATCCTAAGCAGTAGCCTGGGAGGAGATGTGACTCTGGTGGAGCCAATGGTGTGTCTGCtcgtgtctgaggaggatgaagGAGGAGGCGAGGGGATGGGCGAGCAAAGAAGCGAAGAACAAGGAAGGAGTAATGAGATGCGAGGCAGAGGGTACTCTGAGGTTGAGACTCAGACTGAAATAGAGACCCAGATTGGTATGGGGGTGCAGACTCAGACTGAGTCGCAAACAGAagttcaaacacaaacagaaacactcgAGTTCGGTAATAAGAGggtggtgaggggaggaagtaTGATCATTAATAGTGAGACTGGAAAAGAGATGCATGATTGGGATCAACATGAAGGTGTGGAACAGCTGCTTTTGGAGGCACAAACATCGGAGAAGAAAAGCAGTGACATTTGGTGTGACGTTGAAGTTTCTGCTGACTTGAAGCTGCCAGGAAAGGTAGGAAGGCAGACAGCCAAAGACAAACTCGAAGTGACGGCCACCTTAACAAAGCTAACTttgcagacagaaagaaacactGACCCAATTGAAGAGGAACATACAGATTCTGCCCTGAGAGAGTCGACAACCTTACAGTGCAACAAAAAGCCAGACGAGCAAAAGACTGAATCCAAACACACCTCAGTGATGCAGGCTGACCACAAGGTCAGCGGCACAAATGAAAACATTGCTGCAGTGGAGTCAGAGAAGATGACAAAATGCAGCAATAATGACACAGAAAATGTGGAAAACTTTAACCCCACTGAGGGTTGTGTGAACCTGAAACAACAGAGCAATCAGGACAATGGACAGATGGAAGAGTTAGAGCAGACTGCAAATGaaaagcaacataataatatccacataaaaacaaacaattctgTGGTTCAGACAGCAGGTCATATTCAAAGTCAGGACAAGTCACATCTGCCAAAGAAGTTAGAGGAAACCATCAAGACTGATGAGCGACAggcagaaggagaagaagaaggagagacTAAGATTGATCGAATGACCCTTTTTTTAGTTGACAGACTGTTTCTGGGAGCAACACATGTCCAAA CACATCCAAATCCAGCTACAGCACCCTCTGAAGATGATCTCCCAGAGCAGTCTGATGatgataaaaggaaaaaactcaGTATCCAAGACATAGTTGATCTCCAAGAGACAAGTTTTACTGTCAGAATCCAGCCTCCGGGAACAGAAAGTTTTGAGCTACAG GTGACCGGCCAGATGTTGGTTGTAGAGCTCCACCAGGTGCTTATGGATCATGAGATCACCTGCCATCGCACGTGCTTCTCCCTCCAGCTGGGTGGTGTCACGCTCGACAGCCTTAATGAGCTGCACTCTGTCCCGGGCATCCGTGATGGAGCGGTGATCAAGGTGGTGGAGG AATCTTACTCGGTGCGTGATGCTCGTCTTCATCTCAGACATGTACGTGATCTTCTGAGGAGCCTCGACCCCACCGATGCGTACAACGGCGTGAACGGCAGCTCACTGTCTTACCTCACCTTCTACACCACAGGAAACAATG ATGGTCAGAGCGTGGGGAAGAGGCGAGCTTCTGAAAGGGAGTCTGTTGACTGCAGCCCTCCAGAATACGTCCTCCCCGGCTCTAAGGAGCGACCGCTGTGTCCACTTCAACCAGTCAGAGAGGACTGGAAG CCTTTGCAGTGCCTGCGGGTCTTGACCCTCAGCAGTTGGAACCCACCTccaggaaacaggaagatgcACGGTGACTTAATATACCTGAATGTCCTGACTATGGAGGATAGAGAACTCAATATTACATCCTCTACACGGGGTTTCTTCCTCAATCA GTCAACTGCCTTCAACTTTAACcccaaacctgcagttcctaAAACCCTTTGCCATTCTCTAGTGGAGCTGCTGAGTCAAGTCAGCCCTGCTTTCAGGAAAAACTTCACCGCCCTGCAGAAGAAGAG AGTTCAGCAGCACCCTTATGAGCGCATTGCAGCACCATTCCAGGTGTTCACCTGGACTGCGCCACACGAGGACCACACTCTTGACTGCGTGAGAGCGGAGGAGACGCACGCCAGCTACATGGGCCAGGATGAGCATACG AGTCGGGACTGGAACGAGGAGCTTCAGGGATGCAGGGAGCTCCCCGGGAGCTCCCTGCAGGAACGACTGCACAGAGAGAGGAGCATTTTCAAG ACCAACAGTGACTTTGTGGCCGCTGCGACACGAGGTGCTACAGCTGTCATTGACGGCAACATCATGCCGATAAACCCAGGGGAGTCGCCTCATTTGCAAATGTTCATGTGGAACAACCTCTTCTTCAGCCAGGGGTTTGATGTGTCTGAGCACTACCGACCACTAGGGGGAAACACTGCTGCTCACGCTGCTGCCATCTGTGACCTAAGAGGAGCTCAG GCATATGCATCAGTGGACATAGAGGGGCTACACACAATCGGCACAGTTGTGGTGGATTATCGTGGTGTCCGAGTTATTGCACAGACGATCATTCCTGGGATACTTGAGAAAAATCAGGAGGAGAGTATAGTGTACGGCTCCAATGACAACGGCAAGACAGTGTTTACTCATCCGAG GTTTCTGGAGCTGCTGGATAAAACCAGTAAGCAGCTGAGAATCCAGCGTCACCAGGTTTTAGACCACAACAACAGACCGGTGGAGCTTTGCTCTGGCATCGAGACCATAGGCATCCTGGGTAATGATGGACGACCTTACATCTTGGACCTCCTGCGAACCTTCCCCCCAGATCTTAACTTCCAGTTCTcagagacagaggagaggagggaggaggtgcCGAAGGAGTGCCAGAGCTTTGGTTACCCATGTCTCCATTGTCACAGTCTGGCCAGCCTGAGACCTGAGCTGATTGAGGCCTTCATTCAGCACAG GTATGAGCTTTTCATGAAGATGGTGTCGCATGAGCTGAGCCAGCTGACTGAACAGGATGAAGCCACAGAGTGGAGTGAGAAGCCCATCTGTGATTCAGATACTGGGGAGAGACCTGCAGCCAGTGCTGACATGG aaataagtaaaagaaatgcgATCCTGAAAGCTTGTAGAGCCGTCGGCTCAGTGAGTGACTCCTGCTTTGACATCCGCTTCAATCCTGATGTTTGCTCTCCAG GTGCTCGATTCCCTGCTGAGTGTTTAGAGGAGGTTCAGAGGCAAAGGTGCCTGCTGTGGGAGGCAGCTGCTTTTCTCCTGTCGCATCAGATCCCAGCAATG TTGATGGACTGTCTTGACCACACAGCAGTGCCAATGGATGGCGGAAGTCTGACCTCAGCGCTTCATCAGCGGGGTGTGAACGTGCGATATCTGGGCACCATACTGAGGGAGCTCGGCAGGGTGGAGGAGAGAAGACGACTCGGCCATATACAG AGAATTTGCGTCAGTGAAATCATCCTCAGAAGTGCCAAACACATCTTCAGGACCTACCTGCAG GATGTGGAACCTGCAGCTTTCTCTGCAGCTGTCAGTCACTTCCTAAACtgcctcctgacctcctcctcctgcttcccCGACTCCTTCTCAGACGAGCTGCTCTCCCGTCGCAGGAGCCGCCGACGCCGGAGTCACGGGAGTCGAGTCACATTGTTGAGTGACAGCGTGTGGGCTAGGCTGACGTCCGGCGAGCTGTGGGGCAGGATCAGGGCTGAGGCTCGAGATTATTATCACTACACATTTGACAG TGAAAGTATAGATGAAGTAATAGAAAAGCACAACCTTCAGAGGATCTCCCTGCTGAGAGAGATTGCCATCAAGACAGGCATCCAG gtgcagctgagggaatatgTGTTTGAGTCTCGACACAGGCCGGCATTTGGTGAGGAGGACATCGTCAACATGTTTCCCGTGGTCCGGCATCTCAAGCCTACGTCATCGGATGCCACGCAGCTTGTTCAGCAAGCCCAGCTGGCAGTGCAGCAGG GGCTCCTCAAGGAATGCTACGACTTGATTAGTCAGGCCCTGACTCTATTCAGCAGTGTGTGTGGGGTCCTGCATGAGGACGTGTGCATGTGCCTGCGCCTCCTCGGACGGCTCAGCTACATCTTGGGAGAAAACGCAGAT GCCCTCAGCCACCAGGAAAAGGCCGTAATGAGTTCTGAGAGACTGCATGGTATAGACCATCCACAGACCATACAAGATTAT ACCTTTTTGACCCTCTACTGCTTTGCTGGAGGCCACCACTTGACCTCTCTACAGCTGCTGTATCGTGCTCGGTACCTCACCCTGCTTGTTGGTGGAGATGATCATCCACAAGTAGCATTACTGGAT AGCATGCTAGGTCTGGTACTTCATGGACTGATGGAGTATGAGCTGTCCCTGAAGTTCCTGCAGAATGCCTTAACTTTAACCTCAAAATACCACGGTGTCACATCCCTGAAACACGCAAACAG TCATCACCTGCTGGCCACTGTGTATGAGAGTAAAGGAGAGTTTCGATCAGCTCTGCACCACGAGAAAGAAGCTTATTCAATATATAAGAGCCAG GTTGGTGAGAACCATAACAGCACTACGGAAAGCTCGGAATACCTGAAGAGCCTCACTCAGCAGGCTGTGATCCTTCAGAAAGCCATCAACCAAATATACAGCAACACACCTGGTGCCTGTATTCCACCACCAAAG TTTTCCACACCGAACCTTCCCACAATACTCCAGCAGCTCAACCTGACATGTGGAATCATTCTCATCCCCCTCAG TGGAAAAGAAATTGACGAGCTCCGGGCTGAGtttaaaggaaaagtaaaagtgaaaacgGAAGAGCTTGAAAATCAATTGTTAAGTTCTGTGGAGTAG